The nucleotide window TCTAATTAAGCGTAATGGTATATTGCTTCCGAATTCTCCGATAATAAAGCCAGGACCTAACGGTAAAGGACCCAAAAATGAATATCGAAAAGGAAAATAGGATAACGTTTGTCATATCCATACCAGCAATAAAAACTCCTACAAGAAAACTATACATGATCACAATAGGTAGAAAAAGAATAGAATACGCAACAGCCACCTTTTTCGCTTGTTTCACATGAAGGAATTTGTCTGAGTATAATTGCGGCTTTTCCTCACCGTCAATATATTCATAGCTCCAAATCGTCCATTTTTGTAATGAAGTAGGAGACACATACACACTTTTCCAGCCAGCTTCTCTATGTATAGCGAAATAGTTTTCACTTGAAATATGTTGGTAATCCACGCAATACTTTACGTTACGAGGAGCGCCAGTGCGAAAATGAAAAGCTGTTCCTGCTTGACTAATTCGATATAAATGATAGCCTGCCTTCTCCATTGATTCCAGCCATTTTTCAAGCTTGTCTGGAGAATACATCCAAGCGAGCTTTCGTTTCCTCACAAGCTCCCCTGACCGCTTTAGCTGTAATTCTTCTTTTTTACTGAGTCTGTCTTCTTCCTCGTTCCCAGTAAATAAGTTCTCCACTTCTTCATTCATTAAATCCTTGTTCGTTTTTCCAATTGTTCTAATTGAATACATGGCTAACAATAACATTGTGATCACAGCACTAAAGAATAAATAGGTTACAATCCACATCGGACTCTCGACTTTGGTACTAGGTATTCCTAGAAGAAAGTCAATGCCTAGTGTCAAAATATGTTGTAGAGAAAAGGTTATTATGAAAATGAGCAGCCCAGTAAATCCATACATCATTTTTTTATTCCGTCTTAAGATCCCCTCTCGTACACTTGATCGCTTAATTTGTTCAACAGGTTTTCTGTTTTCCGTGATAAACCAATTTCCACTTTGTAATACTTTCGTCCAGCCGTCATCCTTTAACGTATTGGATAGAGGAATACTATTTGCTTTATCATATCCTACTCGATAGGTGATGTTTGTTGCCTCCCCTTGCTGAAAGGAAAAGCAACGTGTCCACCGATTTAATCCTACTAAGTGATGCCCTTTCTTCGCCATGTTGGAAAGCCAGCTTTCCGTTTTTTTGACATCATAGCTCCAAAAGGGCCTAAAAACTTTCAACATCAAATTCCCCCTCATACTTTCTTGCATTCTCGTGCAGCTCTTTTATTCTAGTTATTTCAGTAAGAATGAGCTTTTTTCCAATGTCGGTAATCTCATACACTGTTTTTCTTTGTTCATCAGCAAAAACAGTAATAATCCCATCCTTTTGCATTTTCGTCAACGTGCCATAAACTGTACCAGAACCTAAGCGGACTCGTGAATTGGAAATCTCCTCAACATGCTTCACAATTCCATATCCATGCCGTGGTTTTGTTAACGAAAGCAGTATATAAAAAGCCGTTTCGGTCATGGGTACATACTTTTTTAATACCTTTTCAATCTCCAACATGACACCTCTTTTCAGCTACCTTTAATTAATAGCTTTTATTACAATTATATATGTCACACTATGACTATATCACGACGTGACATATGCTTCAATAATGTATTTTCCATTAATCCCCTATAAGTTGGAGGTACAAACAACAGCGATATCAGTTTGTTCTTAAAATGACATCCGATAATGTGGAAAATGTTAGAAGTCAGCTGAAAATGTAATCAAAAAGAAAAAGCGTAAAAGATACACCCAAAATAGGACATATCCTCTACGCATTTTTTTCTTAGAGAAAATATTTAATTCATTACAGCATCTTCTGTATACGAGTGCCAAGGAGAAAATGGCAAAGTAATAGTTGTTTTTCTATAGTGGCTTCGCCAAAAGCTTTTTGTCTTTATTCCTCATTCAATAAATGTTGTTGAACGATTACTTGTTGTGAAAGAACGATTGGCGCATACACTTTTTCCATATGAGGAAAATACGTGTTCACTACAGCTAGAGACGATTCTTTCTGAAGTTTCATTAAGGCGTCTGGTAGAGTGCTAGATTCGTCATCACTATTCTCTTCTTCCTTACTCTCTCCTGCATTACTATCACTTTCGTTATTAGTAGTACCAACCGGTTGATAGTAATTCACTGTTGCTGGTGCATTAAAGGTAGCAATCGGTGCTTGAGGATCATTCTCTGGAGACTTAGGGACTGTCGGCTCTACGGTCCCTTCATTGGTGGTGTCATCCTCATTGCTGGCATTACTCGCAGCTTCTCTCGTCACATTGATCGTGTAAACCGTCTTTGTACCGTCAATTGCTGTAACAATCACTTCAATTAGATTCTCTCCTACTGCTAATTTAATTAAATTTTGATAAGTGCCGTTTGGCCCTTTTATTGTTACGACTGCACTAGGTTCCTCAGCGGTTGGTGTCACCGTAAGGGATTCGACTGAGTGATTCACATGTAGATCATACTCGGTTTTATTTCTTTCAAAACGTAAGTTTCCTTCACTAACTGAAAGGTTACTTAAATACAATGATGTGTCGTGAAATTCACCTGAATATATTACATTTTTACCCTTGTCTCTAAACGTTTGAATGATGTCTTTTGCCTGTAAATTCAAGGGGTTCCCTTCAAAATCCATAAAACGTAAATGCTGTAAATCTACTAAGCTTGAGATATCCTTAATGTTATTATCCTTCAAAAAAAGGTTATATAAGTTTTCTGTTTCAGATAAGCTTGAAATATCACTTATGTTGTTTGAAGATAAATAAAGATCTGATAAATTTTCCAATCCTGCTAGACTTGAGATATCCGTGATATTGTTATTACCCAAATATAATTCAAATACACTATTTAAATTCTCCAAGCCTGAAATATCATTTATTTTATTATTATATAAATATAAAAGATTAATTTTCTCTAAATTACTTAGGTTTGGTATGGCCTCAATCCTATTATTAGATGCATATAATTCTTCTATCTTCTCTAGTCCTGATAAGCTAGAAATATCCGTGATCTTGTTGTCATCTAAATATATATAAGATAAATTTGCTAAACTTTCTAAACTAGAAATATCCTCTATTTCATTATTACCTAGTGCTAAAGAATATAGATTGTCTAATCCCGCCAAGCTTGAGATATTAGTGATCTTGTTATTATATAAGTATAGGCTCGTTAAATTCCTTAATACTGAAAGGCTTGAAATATCGGTGACATTATTGTCAGTAAAAGATAACCGTTCTAACCTTACAAACGGTTCTATACTTGAGATATCGATATTTGTATTATCTAAAGATAAACTTGTTAATTTTTCCAATTTTTCTAAACTAGAAATATCAGAGATGTTGTTGTTATCTAAGTTCAGATGTGTTAAACCCTTTAAACTAAAAAGAGTTAAGATATCAATATCCTCAACATTGGTATTAGATAAATTTAATTCTTCAATATTTACTAGACCTGCTAAGCTTGATAGATCATTGATATTATTATCATACAGTTCGAGAGATTGTAAATTATCAGCGTACTGAAGTCCCTCAATATTTTGTATCCCTCTACCATTCGCATCCAATCTAGTTAAAGATTCTAAATCCGAAACAGTTAATTCCTCAGATGACCTCTTGCCCAACTCATGTTTAATCATTAATTCTAAATTTTCATCTGGAACCAGCTTCGTTTGCGCTAATACTGGCCCCTGTAGTTGGAAAATCGGCTGTAAGCACATGATGAATGCCATCATAATTACAATTCTTTTTCTTATTAATTTCTTCATTTTTTCTCCCTTCATTCTACGTTCTCTCTCGTTTCACGCTAGTATGTAATAACCGATTACAGTGAATATGAAATAATATTGACTAATAAAGACTTATCCTTTCAGAGAGAACTAAACACTTAAAAGACCGCTACTTTATGCAATAATTTATTCTATAATACATATCAACCTCCAATTGCTATTAGATTAATCACCGTCAATATTATAACGTAAATCTAATTATAAGCACTAAGAAATATTTACCATTTGTAAATGTT belongs to Bacillus spongiae and includes:
- a CDS encoding DUF2812 domain-containing protein — protein: MLKVFRPFWSYDVKKTESWLSNMAKKGHHLVGLNRWTRCFSFQQGEATNITYRVGYDKANSIPLSNTLKDDGWTKVLQSGNWFITENRKPVEQIKRSSVREGILRRNKKMMYGFTGLLIFIITFSLQHILTLGIDFLLGIPSTKVESPMWIVTYLFFSAVITMLLLAMYSIRTIGKTNKDLMNEEVENLFTGNEEEDRLSKKEELQLKRSGELVRKRKLAWMYSPDKLEKWLESMEKAGYHLYRISQAGTAFHFRTGAPRNVKYCVDYQHISSENYFAIHREAGWKSVYVSPTSLQKWTIWSYEYIDGEEKPQLYSDKFLHVKQAKKVAVAYSILFLPIVIMYSFLVGVFIAGMDMTNVILFSFSIFIFGSFTVRSWLYYRRIRKQYTITLN
- a CDS encoding PadR family transcriptional regulator, whose protein sequence is MLEIEKVLKKYVPMTETAFYILLSLTKPRHGYGIVKHVEEISNSRVRLGSGTVYGTLTKMQKDGIITVFADEQRKTVYEITDIGKKLILTEITRIKELHENARKYEGEFDVESF
- a CDS encoding leucine-rich repeat domain-containing protein; the protein is MKKLIRKRIVIMMAFIMCLQPIFQLQGPVLAQTKLVPDENLELMIKHELGKRSSEELTVSDLESLTRLDANGRGIQNIEGLQYADNLQSLELYDNNINDLSSLAGLVNIEELNLSNTNVEDIDILTLFSLKGLTHLNLDNNNISDISSLEKLEKLTSLSLDNTNIDISSIEPFVRLERLSFTDNNVTDISSLSVLRNLTSLYLYNNKITNISSLAGLDNLYSLALGNNEIEDISSLESLANLSYIYLDDNKITDISSLSGLEKIEELYASNNRIEAIPNLSNLEKINLLYLYNNKINDISGLENLNSVFELYLGNNNITDISSLAGLENLSDLYLSSNNISDISSLSETENLYNLFLKDNNIKDISSLVDLQHLRFMDFEGNPLNLQAKDIIQTFRDKGKNVIYSGEFHDTSLYLSNLSVSEGNLRFERNKTEYDLHVNHSVESLTVTPTAEEPSAVVTIKGPNGTYQNLIKLAVGENLIEVIVTAIDGTKTVYTINVTREAASNASNEDDTTNEGTVEPTVPKSPENDPQAPIATFNAPATVNYYQPVGTTNNESDSNAGESKEEENSDDESSTLPDALMKLQKESSLAVVNTYFPHMEKVYAPIVLSQQVIVQQHLLNEE